In candidate division KSB1 bacterium, the following proteins share a genomic window:
- a CDS encoding DUF3108 domain-containing protein has protein sequence MLICKAPVYLFTWCRRHRRDQWQTAAGIWLARVILTAIIGPCAVGSAQSLPSPGPFHAQLLVDDQLRYRTVSGHNVFGETLVTIVHDRAAGVIHISEATRGLFARTTAFTLRADSTLQPLTSHTIVSDEDWTREAHLRYEDRTVNGMVKRPEALGGNLNIHRLLSSGVADVNAVPYLLRASRLAVGRTLTFPIFDALENEETLARAWVVRTEEVSVPAGSFHCYRVEGFSGKARWILLLESTAPHRLIKQILPAAHLSFELVEVSATF, from the coding sequence ATGTTGATTTGCAAAGCGCCTGTTTACCTGTTCACGTGGTGCCGCCGCCACCGGCGTGACCAGTGGCAAACCGCGGCAGGTATATGGCTGGCAAGGGTGATTCTCACGGCCATCATTGGACCGTGCGCTGTGGGATCGGCGCAGAGCCTGCCGTCACCCGGGCCATTCCATGCGCAATTGCTGGTGGATGATCAACTGCGTTATCGCACTGTCTCCGGGCATAACGTGTTCGGCGAAACCCTTGTGACGATCGTCCATGACCGCGCCGCCGGCGTCATTCACATCAGCGAAGCCACCCGTGGATTGTTCGCACGCACCACCGCCTTCACGTTGCGAGCTGATTCGACTTTGCAGCCGTTGACCAGCCACACGATCGTGTCCGATGAGGATTGGACGCGGGAAGCCCATCTGCGCTATGAGGATCGCACGGTCAACGGCATGGTCAAACGGCCGGAGGCGCTCGGCGGCAATTTGAACATTCACCGCCTGCTCTCCTCCGGGGTGGCGGATGTCAACGCGGTGCCCTACCTCCTGCGCGCCAGCCGGTTGGCGGTGGGGCGCACCCTCACCTTCCCGATTTTCGACGCACTGGAGAATGAAGAAACCCTCGCGCGGGCCTGGGTGGTGCGCACCGAGGAAGTGTCGGTTCCCGCGGGCTCGTTCCACTGCTACCGCGTTGAAGGTTTCTCCGGCAAAGCGCGCTGGATTCTGCTGTTGGAAAGCACAGCTCCCCACCGCCTCATCAAACAGATTCTGCCCGCCGCGCATTTGAGCTTCGAGCTGGTCGAAGTATCCGCCACATTTTGA
- a CDS encoding class A beta-lactamase-related serine hydrolase — translation MPTPPASDVLAGLDRSLQHLSDSLQAKIGVAFRDLETGREYCFNEKTMLHAASTMKVAVMIEVFRQAEAGRFQLSDSLPVRNQFISIVDGSPYSLELEEDSDDSVYAALGGKMPILELVRHMITLSSNLATNLLIELVRADSVMHTLHRLGIHELQVLRGVEDRKAYERGLNNRTNARALMLCLQAIAEGRAASPAGCQAMIAIMREQKFRQNIPAGVPPGFWVANKTGSITAIDHDCAIIGRDNRNPVVLAILTHGIATHQQASETIAGITRLLFDKLVPSIASNRPPAQ, via the coding sequence ATGCCCACCCCACCTGCTTCCGACGTGCTCGCCGGACTCGACCGTTCTCTCCAGCATCTCAGCGACAGTCTGCAGGCGAAAATCGGCGTGGCTTTTCGTGACCTGGAGACCGGCCGCGAGTATTGCTTCAACGAAAAGACCATGCTGCATGCGGCCAGTACGATGAAAGTGGCGGTGATGATCGAAGTCTTCCGTCAGGCGGAGGCGGGAAGATTTCAACTGAGCGATTCGCTCCCTGTCCGCAATCAGTTCATCAGCATTGTCGACGGCTCGCCCTACAGTCTGGAGTTGGAGGAAGACAGCGATGACTCCGTCTACGCCGCGCTCGGCGGCAAAATGCCCATCCTGGAACTGGTTCGCCACATGATTACGCTGAGCAGCAATCTCGCCACCAATCTGCTGATCGAACTGGTGCGTGCCGACAGCGTCATGCACACGCTGCATCGCCTCGGCATTCATGAGCTGCAGGTGCTGCGCGGCGTGGAAGACCGCAAGGCGTATGAGCGCGGCCTGAACAATCGCACCAACGCCCGCGCGCTCATGCTTTGCCTGCAGGCAATCGCCGAGGGACGCGCCGCCAGCCCCGCCGGCTGTCAGGCGATGATCGCGATTATGCGCGAGCAAAAATTCCGGCAAAACATTCCCGCGGGTGTGCCGCCGGGCTTCTGGGTGGCCAACAAAACCGGATCGATTACCGCCATCGATCATGATTGCGCCATCATCGGAAGGGATAATCGCAACCCCGTGGTGCTTGCCATCCTCACGCATGGGATTGCCACACACCAACAAGCCAGTGAAACCATTGCCGGCATCACCCGGCTGCTTTTCGACAAGCTCGTGCCGTCCATTGCCTCGAACCGGCCGCCGGCACAGTGA
- a CDS encoding PAS domain S-box protein produces the protein MKIQVIVPLLAVLALLLCGRSAAQRLQIHTYGTAQGLPQSEIMEIYQDRQGYVWFGTYENGVARYDGSHMKHFSVETGLAHASVRAIVQDRWSNVWIATEKGLSCLTPAETIFNFTTAEGLPSDQIFSLREDEQGHLWIGTGNGLCRTTVPNLITPASRPHRPELTFVTYPFAVTGADTAVRSLALAPDRQLWAGTGGGLYRLQGEHLVEVPEAATLKIFLVRELLFTRDSTLWIGTNSGLYRLKHSRLQSLDVPLRDQNIYALAADHDGHLWIGTRSGLSKFDGRNLVHYDTRHGLPNSFVRSLLVDYENNIWVGTIGAGAGKIFGWNIQNYTREVGLPGNVVYSFLEDPRGRVWIGTAGGGLAIVAGDSITVIDARTVLPDNFVHGLAQSPNGDIWLATNGGAVRWRNGTWRTFTQREGLPILNLRQVFCSATGEVWFSTAGGGAVRYHNERFESFTTVQGLPHNSVAQIHRDRRGRLWMATDAGLFMLSADGRPHVFDRFENLVAPTIYCICEDHTGALWFGTRFGGALHYDNEVFKVIDARDGLPSRTIYFIAEDRQQRLWFGTNDGVAYRHDSTFSYLNAALGLADNECNTRAVLLDRQGWMWFGTIAGASRVNVSAVPFRSVPPRVDILTLDRQGKLFHRFDQVAMRSSEANVLNFRLGTLSFINEAANRNFVMLEGFDREWKNLGAAREIRYTNLAPKSYRLLVRGQNALGLASADTARFAFEVEPEFYQTPAFFTGCAVLLAGLIYGGFRLRVHQVRARERELEQAVAEKTTRLQETHSFLATVKESLPIGLLVLDARGLVVEVNRAAQELFGLTAEEMRGRELHALLASPLLKRDAVWEMLTTQKADIELMGLHQSGKRFVCEVHSDHVNDSAGRLLFLILTCENIDEHKELEAKVIENEKQLAMIDLMAGMSDVLNNKLAGIQGYLDVLKTELAQLANAESARAIAWVQAAIHDMSKVFRQLIDCSAYFVKQPVVITDLRQELHGLVQRWSDKIAFRLPAMPDPLPVAVISKFRTALDEAVLNSIEAEATQITIAIEPLHAAARLRLLLTDNGRGIPLEDLNKVFLPFFKTKGAPHSGLGLWKLYQVIKQCGGAAEVVALPNGGTQLRLTLPLQTSGDSGAMPAAGRMMMTEGRWGGERTA, from the coding sequence ATGAAAATCCAGGTGATTGTCCCCCTGCTCGCCGTGCTCGCGCTGCTGCTGTGCGGCCGCAGTGCTGCACAGCGGCTGCAGATTCATACCTACGGCACCGCCCAGGGGCTGCCGCAAAGTGAAATCATGGAAATCTATCAGGATCGGCAGGGCTATGTTTGGTTCGGCACTTATGAAAATGGTGTGGCGCGCTATGACGGCAGCCATATGAAACATTTTTCCGTCGAAACGGGGCTGGCACACGCCTCGGTGCGCGCGATCGTGCAGGACCGCTGGAGCAATGTCTGGATCGCCACGGAAAAAGGTCTCTCCTGCCTCACGCCCGCGGAAACCATCTTCAACTTCACCACTGCTGAAGGCCTGCCCTCCGACCAAATCTTCAGTCTGCGCGAAGATGAGCAAGGTCATCTCTGGATCGGCACCGGCAACGGGCTGTGCCGCACGACCGTGCCCAATCTAATCACTCCGGCATCCAGGCCCCACCGGCCGGAATTGACTTTCGTCACGTATCCCTTCGCGGTGACCGGCGCCGACACGGCGGTGCGATCCCTCGCGCTCGCGCCTGACCGCCAGCTTTGGGCCGGCACGGGTGGAGGCCTCTACCGGCTGCAGGGGGAGCATTTGGTGGAGGTGCCGGAAGCGGCGACGCTGAAAATTTTTCTTGTGCGCGAACTGCTGTTCACACGTGACAGCACGCTGTGGATCGGAACCAACAGCGGCCTCTACCGGCTGAAGCATTCCCGCCTCCAATCCCTCGACGTGCCACTGCGGGATCAAAACATTTATGCCCTGGCAGCGGATCACGATGGCCATTTGTGGATCGGCACGCGTTCGGGCTTGAGCAAATTCGACGGCCGCAACCTGGTGCATTATGACACCCGCCACGGCCTGCCCAACAGCTTCGTGCGCAGTCTGCTGGTCGATTATGAGAACAACATCTGGGTCGGCACCATTGGGGCCGGTGCCGGCAAAATTTTCGGATGGAACATCCAGAACTACACCCGTGAAGTGGGTCTGCCGGGCAATGTCGTCTACAGCTTCCTGGAAGACCCCCGGGGCCGCGTGTGGATCGGCACCGCCGGCGGTGGACTGGCCATCGTGGCCGGCGACTCCATCACCGTCATTGACGCCCGCACGGTGCTGCCGGACAATTTTGTACACGGCCTGGCACAGTCGCCCAACGGCGATATTTGGCTGGCCACCAATGGCGGGGCGGTGCGCTGGCGCAACGGAACCTGGCGCACTTTTACGCAGCGCGAGGGGCTGCCCATTCTCAATCTGCGCCAGGTGTTTTGCAGCGCAACTGGCGAGGTTTGGTTCAGCACGGCGGGCGGTGGCGCAGTGCGTTATCACAACGAACGGTTCGAATCCTTCACCACTGTGCAGGGGCTGCCGCACAACTCGGTTGCACAAATTCATCGCGATCGCCGCGGCCGCTTGTGGATGGCAACCGACGCCGGCCTGTTCATGCTTTCGGCCGACGGCCGGCCGCATGTATTTGACCGTTTCGAAAATCTGGTTGCGCCCACCATTTATTGTATTTGCGAAGATCATACCGGCGCGCTGTGGTTCGGCACGCGTTTCGGCGGCGCGCTGCACTATGACAACGAGGTCTTCAAAGTCATCGACGCCCGCGACGGCCTGCCGAGCCGAACCATCTATTTCATTGCGGAAGACCGCCAGCAGCGCCTGTGGTTCGGGACCAACGACGGCGTCGCCTACCGGCATGACTCCACCTTCTCCTACCTCAATGCCGCCCTCGGGCTGGCCGACAATGAATGCAACACCCGCGCCGTCCTGCTCGACCGCCAGGGCTGGATGTGGTTCGGCACCATTGCCGGTGCCTCACGCGTGAACGTGTCCGCCGTGCCCTTTCGTTCCGTGCCGCCGCGCGTGGACATTCTCACGCTCGACCGGCAGGGCAAACTGTTTCATCGCTTCGATCAGGTGGCCATGCGCTCCAGCGAAGCCAACGTCCTGAATTTCAGGCTGGGCACACTTTCCTTCATCAATGAGGCTGCCAATCGCAATTTCGTGATGCTGGAAGGGTTCGACCGTGAATGGAAGAACCTGGGTGCCGCGCGCGAGATTCGCTATACCAACCTGGCCCCGAAATCATACCGGCTGCTGGTGCGCGGCCAGAACGCCCTCGGCCTCGCCTCCGCCGACACCGCCCGCTTCGCTTTCGAGGTCGAGCCGGAATTTTATCAAACCCCGGCCTTCTTCACCGGCTGTGCCGTCCTCCTTGCGGGCTTGATCTATGGCGGCTTCCGTTTGCGCGTCCACCAGGTGCGCGCGCGCGAACGCGAGCTGGAGCAGGCCGTGGCCGAGAAAACCACCCGCCTGCAGGAGACCCACTCCTTTCTTGCCACCGTCAAGGAATCGCTGCCCATTGGCTTGCTGGTTTTGGATGCCCGCGGTCTGGTTGTCGAAGTCAATCGTGCGGCGCAGGAATTGTTCGGTTTGACCGCCGAGGAAATGCGCGGCCGCGAACTGCATGCCCTGCTCGCCAGCCCACTGCTCAAACGGGACGCGGTGTGGGAGATGCTCACCACGCAAAAAGCCGATATCGAACTCATGGGGCTGCACCAAAGCGGCAAGCGGTTTGTCTGCGAAGTGCATTCCGATCATGTCAATGACAGCGCCGGCCGCCTGCTGTTTCTCATCCTGACCTGCGAAAACATCGATGAGCACAAGGAGCTGGAGGCCAAGGTCATTGAGAATGAAAAGCAGCTCGCCATGATCGACTTGATGGCCGGCATGAGCGATGTGCTCAACAACAAGCTCGCCGGCATCCAGGGCTACCTCGACGTGTTGAAAACCGAGCTGGCCCAGCTCGCCAATGCCGAATCGGCGCGCGCCATCGCCTGGGTGCAGGCCGCGATTCACGACATGAGCAAAGTCTTCCGCCAGTTGATCGACTGCAGCGCCTATTTCGTCAAGCAGCCGGTGGTGATCACTGATTTGCGCCAGGAATTGCACGGCCTGGTGCAGCGCTGGAGCGACAAAATCGCCTTCCGCCTGCCGGCCATGCCGGACCCCCTGCCGGTGGCGGTCATCTCCAAATTCCGCACTGCGCTCGACGAAGCCGTCTTGAATTCCATTGAAGCCGAAGCCACGCAAATCACCATCGCCATCGAGCCTCTGCACGCCGCTGCCCGTCTCCGGCTGCTGCTGACCGACAACGGCCGTGGCATTCCACTGGAAGACCTCAACAAGGTGTTTCTGCCGTTTTTCAAAACCAAGGGCGCGCCACACTCCGGTCTGGGTTTGTGGAAGCTCTACCAGGTCATCAAACAATGCGGCGGTGCCGCCGAGGTGGTGGCGCTGCCCAACGGCGGCACACAGTTGCGCCTGACGCTGCCGTTACAGACTTCAGGAGACAGTGGTGCAATGCCGGCTGCCGGACGGATGATGATGACGGAGGGGCGCTGGGGTGGGGAGAGAACGGCGTGA
- a CDS encoding ATP-binding protein yields MTFFFLWLAIILFLLAGYLAYRWWHPTRRSRFQVRLTALFLLFAIGPSVPLLFVASTLTTSTIEMLLVPEVEATMLQAVQAMKQQLESHAGNFVQAVQGDSITPALLHKWGFDYFLVWRKEGETVQLVQAVGREEAAYQQGLHFDGERLTEAWGQRDSELESTSRDSSGLRGHCRVWLPRGEREMVLVGYAVAPEIAAAKVRLTQAIGVYNSLSLIKERALHDELIWGGAVAAILLLALLSIASARLLSQRLSRPLEQLTQASLQVARGNLQVQAATSAKDEIRQLVDSFNHMISELRASRERLVISERLAAWREVARQVAHEIKNPLTPIQLALYRVRQRLDESTAAQPAVQESFQSIAEELASLRHLAEEFSEFARLPKADLQPGNLNEVVQLTARLFQGAGGERQIKTELEPDIPPRPFDREQIKRLLNNLIKNALEAGFTPGGTITLRTQRAGDKVRLIIADQGPGLPPDMLEKIFEPNFSTKRGGSGLGLTMVKRIVEEHGGTITVESAAGKGTTFTIVL; encoded by the coding sequence ATGACTTTCTTCTTCCTCTGGCTGGCAATCATTCTTTTTCTACTCGCGGGTTATCTCGCCTACCGGTGGTGGCATCCCACCCGGCGTTCACGCTTTCAAGTCCGCCTCACCGCCTTGTTTCTGTTGTTTGCGATCGGGCCGAGCGTGCCGTTGTTGTTTGTCGCGAGCACCCTGACGACCAGCACCATCGAAATGTTGCTGGTGCCGGAGGTGGAGGCCACCATGCTGCAGGCCGTGCAGGCGATGAAACAGCAACTCGAGAGCCATGCCGGGAATTTTGTGCAGGCCGTGCAGGGCGATTCCATCACGCCCGCCCTGCTGCACAAATGGGGGTTCGATTATTTCCTGGTTTGGCGCAAGGAAGGCGAGACAGTGCAACTCGTGCAGGCTGTGGGCCGGGAGGAAGCAGCGTACCAGCAGGGCTTGCATTTTGACGGGGAGCGTCTGACCGAGGCGTGGGGGCAAAGGGACAGCGAGTTGGAGAGCACTTCCCGGGACAGCAGCGGGCTGCGCGGTCATTGCCGGGTGTGGCTGCCGCGCGGCGAAAGGGAAATGGTGCTGGTGGGTTATGCGGTGGCGCCGGAGATCGCCGCTGCGAAAGTTCGTTTGACACAGGCCATAGGCGTGTACAATTCCCTGTCGTTGATCAAGGAGCGTGCCCTGCACGACGAGCTGATCTGGGGCGGGGCGGTCGCGGCGATTTTGCTGCTGGCTTTGCTTTCCATTGCCAGCGCCCGGCTGCTGTCGCAACGCCTCAGCCGGCCGCTCGAGCAGCTCACCCAGGCCAGTTTGCAGGTGGCGCGCGGCAATTTGCAAGTGCAGGCGGCGACTTCGGCAAAAGATGAAATTCGCCAGCTCGTCGACTCGTTCAACCATATGATCAGCGAATTGCGTGCGAGCCGGGAGAGACTGGTGATCAGCGAGCGGCTGGCAGCCTGGCGGGAAGTGGCGCGGCAGGTGGCGCATGAAATCAAAAATCCCCTGACACCCATTCAGCTTGCCTTGTATCGCGTGCGCCAGCGCCTGGATGAATCCACAGCCGCGCAGCCGGCCGTGCAGGAATCGTTTCAGAGCATCGCGGAAGAGCTGGCGAGCCTGCGCCATCTCGCCGAGGAATTCTCCGAATTCGCGCGTTTGCCCAAGGCCGATCTGCAGCCGGGCAATTTGAATGAGGTGGTTCAACTGACGGCGCGTTTGTTTCAGGGTGCGGGCGGGGAAAGGCAGATCAAAACCGAGCTGGAACCGGATATCCCGCCGCGGCCGTTCGACCGTGAGCAAATCAAACGCCTGCTGAACAATTTGATCAAGAATGCGCTGGAGGCGGGCTTCACACCCGGCGGCACGATTACCCTCCGCACGCAGCGCGCCGGCGACAAAGTCCGCCTGATCATTGCGGATCAGGGTCCCGGGCTGCCACCGGACATGCTGGAAAAAATCTTCGAACCCAATTTCAGCACCAAGCGCGGCGGCAGCGGCCTGGGTCTGACGATGGTCAAACGCATCGTTGAAGAACACGGCGGAACGATCACTGTGGAGAGCGCGGCAGGAAAGGGAACGACCTTCACCATCGTGCTTTAA
- a CDS encoding DUF58 domain-containing protein gives MASEPLYKKYLEATTISRLKNMHLRARLVVEGFLTGLHRSPYHGFSVEFAEHRQYMPGDEIRHLDWKVYGKTDRFYVKQFEEETNLKSYLVVDQSASMGLAAGGGVSKFQYASYLAAALSYLMLHQRDAVGLTLFNQKITCHLPPRAVMSYLTRLLSALENVRPDGHADWAGSLHHVAERIKRRGLVIVLSDFLPHDLEHEPKQILTGLKHFRHRHHEVLAFQVLDRRDYRFDFREDAIFEDVESGLRLPTQPLHIRAAVQKEIDEYLAWFKRQCRENRIDYTLLDTTTTFDQGLMAYLLKRKHLG, from the coding sequence ATGGCAAGCGAACCACTGTACAAAAAATATCTCGAGGCCACCACCATCTCGCGGCTGAAGAATATGCATCTGCGCGCGCGCCTGGTGGTGGAGGGCTTTCTCACCGGCCTGCATCGCAGCCCCTATCACGGCTTCAGCGTCGAGTTTGCCGAGCACCGACAATACATGCCGGGCGATGAAATCCGCCATCTTGACTGGAAGGTCTACGGCAAGACCGACCGTTTCTATGTCAAACAATTCGAAGAGGAGACCAACCTCAAAAGTTATCTGGTGGTGGACCAGTCGGCTTCCATGGGACTGGCAGCCGGCGGCGGGGTGAGCAAATTTCAATATGCCAGTTATCTTGCCGCTGCGCTGAGCTATCTCATGCTGCATCAGCGCGATGCCGTGGGCCTGACGTTGTTCAATCAAAAAATCACCTGCCATTTGCCCCCGCGCGCGGTGATGAGCTACCTCACCCGGCTGCTGAGCGCGCTGGAAAACGTCCGGCCGGACGGCCATGCCGATTGGGCCGGCTCACTGCATCACGTCGCCGAGCGCATCAAACGCCGCGGCTTGGTAATTGTCCTCTCGGATTTCCTGCCGCACGATCTCGAACACGAACCCAAACAGATTCTCACCGGCCTGAAGCATTTCCGCCATCGCCACCATGAGGTGCTGGCATTCCAGGTGCTCGACCGGCGCGACTATCGCTTCGACTTTCGCGAGGACGCCATCTTCGAAGATGTGGAGTCCGGCCTGCGACTGCCCACCCAGCCGCTGCATATCCGTGCAGCGGTGCAGAAGGAAATCGACGAGTATCTCGCCTGGTTCAAGCGCCAATGCCGGGAGAATCGCATCGACTACACCCTGCTCGACACCACCACCACTTTCGATCAGGGCTTGATGGCCTACCTGCTGAAGCGCAAACACCTGGGGTAG
- a CDS encoding MoxR family ATPase gives MSRSSQDLAIIEEVKQAYQAIVAEVSKVIVGQQEVIEQLLIALLANGHCLLVGVPGLAKTLLISTLARVLELKFNRIQFTPDLMPSDITGTEIIEEDVSTGRKAFRFVHGPVFANIVLADEINRTPPKTQAALLQAMQEHEVTAAGQTHKLPEPFFVLATQNPIEQEGTYPLPEAQLDRFMFNLWVDYPSYEEEKLIVKTTTGSRVADLREILDAEKILALQRLVREVPVADNVVDYAVTLTRQTRPHHNGAPKFIRDWISWGAGPRASQYLVLGAKTRALLDGRPTPDIDDIRAVARPVLRHRLVTNFAAEAEGVTTVQIIDDLIKNGR, from the coding sequence ATGAGCAGAAGTTCGCAGGATCTCGCCATTATTGAGGAAGTCAAACAGGCGTACCAGGCCATCGTTGCCGAAGTCAGCAAGGTCATCGTCGGCCAGCAGGAAGTGATCGAGCAGTTGTTGATCGCGCTGCTGGCGAACGGTCACTGTTTGCTGGTCGGCGTTCCCGGCCTGGCCAAAACCCTTCTCATCAGCACGCTGGCGCGCGTGCTCGAGCTCAAATTCAACCGGATTCAATTCACCCCGGATTTGATGCCCTCCGACATCACCGGCACGGAAATCATCGAGGAGGATGTCAGCACCGGCCGCAAGGCGTTTCGCTTCGTGCACGGCCCGGTGTTCGCGAACATCGTGCTCGCCGACGAGATCAACCGCACCCCGCCCAAAACCCAGGCAGCGCTGCTGCAGGCCATGCAGGAGCATGAAGTCACGGCAGCCGGGCAAACCCACAAACTGCCGGAGCCTTTTTTCGTTTTGGCGACACAAAATCCCATCGAGCAGGAGGGCACCTATCCCCTGCCCGAGGCGCAGCTCGACCGTTTCATGTTCAATCTGTGGGTGGATTACCCCAGCTACGAGGAGGAGAAGCTGATCGTGAAGACCACCACCGGCAGCCGGGTCGCCGACCTGCGTGAAATTCTCGATGCCGAAAAAATCCTGGCGCTGCAGCGGCTGGTGCGCGAGGTGCCGGTGGCTGACAATGTCGTGGATTATGCCGTCACTTTGACGCGGCAAACGCGGCCCCATCACAACGGCGCGCCGAAATTCATTCGTGACTGGATCAGTTGGGGTGCCGGGCCGCGCGCCTCGCAATATCTCGTGCTGGGTGCGAAAACACGCGCGCTTCTCGACGGCCGCCCGACTCCCGATATCGACGACATCCGTGCCGTGGCGCGGCCGGTGTTGCGCCATCGTCTGGTTACCAATTTCGCCGCGGAGGCCGAGGGCGTCACCACCGTGCAAATCATCGACGACTTGATCAAGAACGGCCGCTGA
- a CDS encoding cystathionine beta-synthase, with protein MLFDNILQVVGKTPMVRLNRVGAQLACRLYAKCEFLNPGGSLKDRIGRSMVEAAEAEGRIKPGDTLIEPTSGNTGIGIALAGAVRGYRVIITMPEKMSREKQVVLEALGAEIIRTPTEAAYDSPESHISVARRLQSELPNAHILDQYSNPNNPRVHYQETAQEILDDLDGRVDMVVMGAGTGGSITGVARRIKEVCPHCLIIGADPVGSILGGGTEVGTYKVEGIGYDFIPAVLERELVDEWVKTTDRHSFLLARRLIREEGLLVGGSSGAVLYAALQKAPKLKAGQNCVVVLPDGVRNYMTKFVDNKWMRDNGFFESPALTGKVGDLLAQHGPRPALICAEDVQTLREVVAVMRQQGISQLPVTSGGVLVGMISESDLMEFLASGAGDANALVSRCMNRQVAVVGPHTPLATLQESLRQSNAVVVVDNARKPLSILTRIDLLDYLARTSGEDEPVRH; from the coding sequence ATGCTTTTCGACAACATCCTGCAGGTCGTGGGCAAAACGCCCATGGTGAGGCTGAATCGCGTCGGCGCGCAGTTGGCGTGCCGCCTCTATGCCAAATGTGAGTTTCTCAATCCCGGCGGCTCGCTGAAAGACCGCATCGGCCGCAGCATGGTGGAGGCGGCCGAGGCCGAAGGCCGCATCAAACCGGGCGACACCCTGATCGAGCCGACCAGCGGCAACACCGGCATCGGCATCGCCCTGGCAGGCGCGGTGCGCGGGTATCGCGTTATCATCACCATGCCCGAGAAAATGAGCCGGGAAAAGCAGGTCGTGCTCGAAGCCTTGGGCGCTGAGATCATTCGCACGCCCACTGAAGCCGCCTATGACTCGCCGGAGAGCCACATCAGCGTGGCGCGGCGGCTGCAATCCGAATTGCCCAACGCCCACATCCTCGATCAATATTCCAATCCCAACAATCCGCGCGTGCACTATCAGGAAACTGCACAGGAAATTCTCGATGACCTGGACGGCAGGGTCGACATGGTGGTGATGGGCGCCGGCACCGGCGGCTCGATTACCGGCGTGGCCAGGCGCATCAAGGAGGTCTGCCCGCACTGTCTCATCATCGGCGCCGATCCGGTGGGTTCCATTCTCGGCGGTGGCACCGAGGTCGGCACCTACAAGGTCGAAGGCATCGGCTATGATTTCATCCCCGCCGTGCTCGAACGCGAGCTGGTGGACGAGTGGGTGAAGACCACGGATCGGCATTCGTTTCTACTGGCGCGGCGGCTGATCCGCGAAGAAGGCCTGCTGGTGGGCGGCTCAAGCGGCGCGGTGTTGTACGCGGCTTTGCAAAAGGCGCCGAAACTCAAAGCCGGCCAGAATTGCGTGGTGGTGCTGCCCGATGGCGTGCGCAACTACATGACGAAATTCGTCGACAACAAGTGGATGCGCGACAACGGCTTCTTTGAATCCCCTGCGCTCACCGGCAAAGTCGGGGATCTCCTGGCACAACACGGCCCGCGGCCGGCACTGATTTGTGCGGAAGATGTGCAAACGCTGCGGGAGGTGGTGGCGGTCATGCGTCAGCAGGGCATCTCGCAGTTGCCGGTCACCTCCGGCGGCGTGCTGGTCGGCATGATTTCCGAAAGCGATCTCATGGAATTCCTGGCCTCGGGCGCCGGCGATGCCAATGCCCTTGTTTCCCGCTGCATGAACCGGCAGGTGGCGGTGGTGGGACCGCACACGCCGCTGGCCACGCTGCAGGAATCCCTGCGGCAGAGCAATGCCGTGGTGGTGGTGGACAACGCACGCAAGCCGCTGAGCATCCTGACCCGTATCGATTTGTTGGATTATCTTGCCCGCACCAGCGGAGAGGATGAACCTGTCCGGCATTGA